CAGTCCCGCCGTTCTATAAAACAACGGCTGTTTGAAAAACGCGGCAAACAGGCCCGCTAAGGCAGCGCCGAGCGCTATAAACACAACAGAAAACCCGAGTACGAACGAGAGGCTGAATAGTAAAACTCTTTTATTATTCCTCTTACTCGCGTCATCCTTGAGTTCTTCCATAGACAAACCGGAAACGAACGAGATGTAGGCAGGCACAAGCGGGAGTACGCACGGAGAAATAAAGGATATAAATCCCCCGAAAAACGCCGCTATTATACTAACGTTAGACATTCTTAATTTTTCTCATCGTTTAAGATTTTTGTATCTCCACTCCCTTCCAGAACGCCACGTAATCTTTTATTTCCATTGCGGCTTTTGAAGGGTCCGGGTAGTACCAGGCGGCATCCGGATTACTCTCACCATCAACTTCTAAATTGTAATAGCTCGCTGTGCCCTTCCAGGGGCAAATTGAGCTGTTGCTGCTATCCTTAAAATATTCCTTTTTGACGCTTTCGGGAGGAAAATACTGATTTCCTTCTACTACAATACATTCTTCGCTTGCAGCAATCTCTTTTCCATTCCATATCGCTTTGACCATTTTTTTCTCCTTTATTCGCGGTCTTTCCTCTGTTCAACCGCTTATATTAACGAAAAAAAAGGAGTCAAAATGTCATTTAGATTACTCATTTTCAAATATTCCGCTTTTACCGCCGGACTTAAAATTCAGCTTCACCATGCTGATTTCTATGGCTCTGTCGAGTGATTTGCACATGTCGTAAATAGTCAATGCGGCAACCGACACAGCGGTCAGAGCTTCCATCTCCACGCCTGTTTTGTCCTCACTCCTCACCTCCGATATTATATCTATTTCCAACTTTTCTTCGTTAGGCTCGAAGTCGATCTTTATGTGCCGCAGGTTTATTTGATGACTGAGCGGAATCAATTCCCAGGTCTTCTTCGCCGCGTTTATTCCCGCTATGTTTGCAACGGTAAGTACGTCACCTTTTTTTATTTTGTTTTGAACCAGGGCGTCAAATGCCTCTTTGTTCAATTTCACTCGTCCCGACGCTATAGCTTTTCGCGAGGTCAGATCTTTATCTGAAATGTCCACCATCGAGGCGCTGCCGTCGTCATTAATGTGTGATAGCGTCAAAAAGTATCCTGTGAGTTTTTCAGTTATTCAACTCGGATTTCGTGGTCATATAAACTCTCTGCATCACCACGACTTCAAGCGGTTTGTTGCCGGGACCTGTCCTTACCGCGGCGATCTTGTCAACTACATCAAGACCTTCTATCACTTGACCGTATGCGCTGTATTCACCGTCAAGATGCGGTATGTCAACGTGACAAATGTAAAACTGACTCCCGCTCGATCTCCGCTCCGGATTTACGTCATTCCCGGTCCTTGCCGCCGCCACTGTACCCCTTTTGTGAACATTGTGGATTTCCGCGCCTAAAGTATATCCCGGACCGCCCGAACCGTCGTTCGTGGGATCATCATCGCGAGAGTTAATATCTCCACCCTGTATCATAAAGCCGGAAATGATCCGGTGGAACGTTATGCCGTCATAATAACCCGCATTTGCAAGTTTTTTGAAGTTCGCAGAATGAACCGGAGCGTTTTCTACGTCGAACTCTATAACCATCCTGCCGAATTTGGTCTCGATAACAGCGACTTCGTTTGAATCTATCGTCGGTATTTCAATATCCGTTACTGCCTGCATCACTGCCTCTATCTGTTCTGCGCTTAATATTTCATACGTCATATTTTTTCCCATCGATGTGTCGCTTTCTGATTTCTTCGCGCAGCTAAAGAGTATTCCTGCCGTTAGCAATAAGATTCCGGTTATCCTCATTTTAAATTTCTCCTGATTTAATCTTAACCTATCCTAATTTCTTGCCTGTTTTAAATCGCTTAATATCACTGTTCACGGAAATATAACTATATCAAAGGATAATTGCATATTTACTTAAATAAATCGAACGTTTTTGACAGGCTCATAGCTCGAACACCGTTCCTAATCCTTTTCGCGGTGCCTGATATATCACGTGATCGAATTTTTCGTCTCCGTTCAGCGCTGAATTTACCGCTTTAAGCGCCAGCTCCGGTGTATTCGTATTTTCAGATATATGTCCGAGTATCACCTTCGCCTGTCGACCTTTGAATATTTTGGCGATCAGCGATGCCGATTCACTGTTCGACAGATGCCCTAACCTTCCGCTTATTCTCTGCTTGATAGACCATGGATACGCCGAGTTTTTAAGCAGCTCTTCGTCATAGTTCGACTCGATGATCAGTAAGTCAACATCTTTTAATCTCTCCTTGATCAGATTGGTCGCAAACCCGCAATCAGTGAGAATACCTGTCTTTTTCCTCCCTGCTATAATTTTATACCCGACCGGTTCAACGCTGTTATGAGGTACACTAAAAGGTATGATCTTCACGCCGTTGATCTGCACCTCTTCCGTCTCCGAAATCGTGCGTAAATTCAGCGCGTGTGACAGCTCCTCCGCGATGGCGCTTGCAGTTTTTTCATTGGCATAGACGGGGACGTTATATTTCTTTGTAAACAGGTTCAGACCGCGGCAGTGATCTTTGTGTTCATGAGTAATGAATATCCCCGAAATACTCATCGGCAGAACACCTATCTCCTTGAGCATCGCCATGGTAGCCTTCCCTGAAAGCCCGATATCGATTAAAAGCCTTGTCTCTCCCGATTCGATAAACGTGGAATTGGCGTTACTGCCGGAGGCAAGAGTGATAATTTTCAATCGGCATCCTTCCCGCTGCCGCCGGGTATTTCGAGCTCGATCTCATCGCTGCACATGGGACAGCTCTCGGGCTCAAAGAGTTCCAGATCCAGCTGTATCAACGAATCGGTTTTAATGCCAAAATCTACTTTCCCGCCGCTCCGGTCAACCATTAGTGAGATCCCCGCAATCTCTCCGCCTAATTGTTTCAGCACTTCACAAACTTCGTTTACGGAGCCGCCCGTGGTTACGACGTCTTCCACTATAAGAATTCTTTGAGACTTCTCTATAGAAAATCCTCTCGATAAAGCCATTTTCCCGTTCTTTCTTTCGAGGAATATTCCGTCGCAGCCGAGCTGGCGGGCAATCTCATATGACAATATTATCCCACCAACCGCAGGTCCGACAACCAACTCGATGTCGTTGCTTTTCCATCTTTCAGCCATCTCTGTCAGAAGCGGTGAGGCGAGCCGCGGCTTGCTCAATATCTTAAATTTATCCACATACCGGGAGCTGTGCAGTCCCGAAGTCAATTTAAAATGTCCCTCTTTTAATGCACCGGACTCGACGAATAAATCTTCTATTTCTCTGTTTGTCAACACCGGTTAATTAAGAACCTCCCGCAGTGATTTCGCTTCTTCTCTTGCCCTTGAAGCAAAGTCTTCTTGATCCGAAGCATAAATAATTGCCCTTGAAGAATTTACGAGAAAAGAGTTGCTTCTGTTATTACTGAATATTTTTTTCAACTCTTCCGGATCTCCGCCCTGCTTCCCGACCCCCGGGATCAGACAGGGCAATCCGGGAGCTGATTCCACTGCCCGTTTTAACTCCTCCGGATGAGTCGCTCCAAGCACCATACCGATATTATCGTTTTTATTCCACCCGGAAAGCTTTGTTGCCACTTCGATATATAACGGATTGCCATTCCCCCCGTTGAATTTCTGGAAATCCATCGCACCCGGATTCGACGTCAGAACAAGGACGAATACGCCCTTTTCAGGATACCGTGTGAACGGTTCAATGGAATCATGACCCATATAAGGGTTCACCGTGACGGCATCAAATTCAAGTTCCGTGAAAAGTGCCTTTGCGTACATTTCCGAACTCGTACCGATGTCTCCCCTTTTACCGTCAGCTATGGAAAGAACCTCATCGGGGATCATCGAAAGCGTCTTTTCAAGCAGCCGGTATCCTTCATTTCCCAGAGCTTCATAAAACGCAAGATTAATTTTATATGCAGCTGCTATGTCTTCGGTATATTTTATTATTTGAGTATTGAATTCGATCACCGGATCGGCAGACGAGATAACAGACTTCGGAAACTTTTCCGGCTGAACGTCCAATCCGATGCACAGGTGGCTCTTTTTGCTATCTATAAGAGAGCTTAAGCGGTCTGTAAAACTCATTTATTCCCATGTTTTAAAGGATTAAATCTATCATGCCTTGATATATGTTTCAACCTTTATCAGCGTAATTCCCTTGCCTTTTTATTCTCTGACGGCTTTTTTGAAGCGGTCAGTCTCAGTTTGAGGTTATTTTTAAATATATGTACGACCTGACATGAAAAAGGATATTGTGTTATGAAACTATATTTTCACAGATGAGTGACACTGCTCTACCGGAGGGAATAGATCCGGCTTCCGCTCATTCGGCTTCAAAGGTCATCAGAAATATTGACGGTGGATTCACGATTGAACTTCTTCGGTCGCTCGGTAAAGAAGATATAAAACCTTTGATAAAGATTTCTCAATCGCTCGTGGATAGCTTTGAACTGAAGCTGCTCGCAACCAAAAAGGATATTCTCAGGTATTTTAATCCACCTTCAACGCTTCCTTTTATCGCACGTCATCACGGAGATCCTGTCGGTTTCATCATAGGAGTCCCGCTTGAACATTTTAGCGACATGGAGTGGGCTGCCGTAGATGAAAACCTCGGCGCTGAGAACACTCTTTATACTTACGCCTTCGGCATCATCCCCTCACATCGGGGGAAGGGCGTTGCTTCCGAACTGAAGAAGACTTATCTCTGGTGGTGTAAAGACCGCGGTTATAATTACGTTACAGGATGCGTCAGGGAGGGAATATCAACTCAGATGGGTGGAGATACGAGGATCATTTCGTATTTCGATGACTGGAACGGAACCGGAATAAAGTTCGAATATTACCGGCGGACGCTCTAAGGGAATATGCCCAGCTGAAGATAGGTCTTGGCTACCTTTTCTATTGCGAGCGCAAACGCGGCTGTTCGCAGGTCAGTAACCTTTTTTCTGCGGTTATGTAATTCCATGATCTCCCTGTAAGCATCGCGCATAGTTTCCTCTAATCCCGAATTGACGAGGTCTATCTCGTCAGGTCCTTTGATAATGGACTGTCTGACTTTTTTATCAAGCCTCTTTTCAAGAAATCGATCGCTTATGTTCAGTAATCGCTCTGTTTTTATTTCATCGAACCTTTTTTCCATCCTGCCGTATCTCATATGAGTCAGGTTTTTACCCCACTCAAAGTAAGAAACCGTAACACCTCCTGCGTTCAGGTATATATCAGGGATTACCAATATGCCTTTTTTCAGAAGTATATCTTCCGCGCCGTTCGTTGTGGGTCCGTTGGCGCCTTCGGCTAATATTTTACATTTGATTCGTCCGGCGTTTTCAAGCGTGATCTGATTTTCTAAAGCTGCCGGAATCAGAATGTCGCATTCCAACTCCAACACGGCTTTTGGATTTTTTAATGTTTTAGCGCCGGGAAAGTTTCTTATCGAACCCGTTTTTTGTCTATGTTTGATAACCTTAACCGGATCGATCCCCTTCGGGTTTATTATGCAGCCGTCCCATTCGCCTATACCGACAATTATGCATCCTTCTTCGTGCATAAACCTGGCGGCGTTCCATCCGACATTACCAAAACCCTGTATAGCAACGGTTTTCCCTTCAATTCCGGTAGATAGTCCGATGCGTTTCATCGCCTTTTTATCAGAAGTGGCTTCCTTTATTCCATATTGTATACCTCTTCCGGTCGCCTCTCTTCTACCCTGAATTCCGCCCTGCTCCACAGGTTTACCCGTTACGCATGCCATGTTATCTAAACCGCCCGGGTGAAATACGTCGTAAGTATCCGCAATCCAGGCCATCTCACGCGGACCGGTTCCCATGTCCGGAGCCGGCACGTTCTCTCCCGGACCGATGAAGTTTTTTTTGATCAACTCCGCCGTGAATCTCCGGGTGACTTTTTCCATCACACTTCTATTGTACTTCCAGGGCGCAATTCGAACTCCCCCCTTAGAACCGCCGAACGGGACGTTTACGATAGCGCATTTATAGGTCATAAGAGCCGCAAGCGCCATGATCTCGTCCTGTGATACTGAGGGACTGAACCGGATACCACCCTTCAGCGGTTTTTTATGCTGGCTGTGTTCCGCCCTCCATCCGAGAAATAGTTCGTAGTGACGCCCTACCTTAACAGGAAACTGCATCTGATAAACCGCATTACACTCCCTTATTTGTCTTATCAGCCCTTGAGGAATATTACAAGTCCGTGCTGCCTTATCAAATTGCTTCCCAACGATATTATTGAGGTTTAAGTCTTCCTTAACCGTCCTTTTTTTCGGCATTCGATTCACCTTTATATTTGAAGATTATTTTTCTTCCTTACAATCGACCTATTATCGGATATTAGCCCGTAACATTCAATATATATTTCACTTATACCGCAATTCTATTCCGATTATTCGAACATTATACCATAGATTATTTCCTCTTGCCGATAAGGTTGCTGAGTCCTATACTGCATAACCTATATTCTAAATCAGTCACCTGCGGAGACGATATTGTGAAATTGAAATTGCACTGGCAAATTTTAATAGCCCTTTTTCTCGGGGTTATTGTCGGCGCTCTCTTCGGCGAACGAATAATTTGGATATCTTTTTTGGGCGATATCTTTCTCCGACTCCTGAAAATGATAATCATTCCGCTTATCATTGCTTCGATCATCTCAGGTGTGACGAGCGTCGGCTCAGCCAAGAAACTCGGTAAGCTCGGCGCTAAAACCTTCATTTATTACATTAGCACGAGTTTATTGGCTATTATCACGGGACTGATACTCGTCAACATTGTTCAACCGGGAGTAGGTGCGGACTTAGGTCTCGAAGAAGCCCCGACGGGACTATCCACGATTGACTCCCCTGTCGATATACTTTACAGATTGATCCCGGTCAATCCTGTTGCATCCATGGCTGACGGAGAGATATTACCGATAATTTTCTTCTGTATCTTTTTCGGATTTTTCGTCACCCGCTTACCGGAGTCTTCTCGAATCCGTGTAACACAACTTTTCGAAACGTTTTTTGAGATAATGATGAAAATGACCGGAGTGATCATCAGGCTTGCGCCGATTGGGGTTTTCGGACTTATGGTCAAAATTGTCGCCAAGACGGGATTTTCAGCGTTTGTCCCGTTGTTGAGCTACATGTCGGTAGTAGCGGGCGGCCTGTTGATTCATGCGCTCATCACGCTTCCGTTGGTATTAGCACTTGTAGCAAAGGTCAATCCGTTAGAATTTTTTCGGAATATGAGTGATGCCCTCACCACGGCGTTTTCGACCTCTTCTTCGTCAGCCACTCTCCCTCTGACGATTACCAGCGTACAAAAAAAGGCGGGCGTATCAAACAAGATAACCAGTTTCGTCCTTCCTCTCGGTTCAACCATCAACATGGACGGAACTGCTTTGTACGAGTGTGTTGCTGCAATATTCATCGCACAGGCTTACGGCATCGACCTTTCATTCACCCAACAGCTCATTGTGGTAATGACCGCATTACTCGCCTCTATCGGCGCCGCCGGAATTCCGATGGCGGGTCTCGTTATGATGAGCATCATTTTAAATGCGGTAGGTTTGCCTCTCGAAGGCGTGGGATTGATAATAGCGGTCGACAGAGTTCTCGATATGATGAGGACTACTGTAAACGTCTGGAGCGATTCGGTCGGCACTATCACAATCGCGAAGTCTGAAGGCGAAAAAGTCATGGTTTCCTCGTCGGAATAAATATTTCTCTTCTTAGTTGATTTATTAATTTCGAATCGGTATCTTATTAATGGACGTCAGGTATGTAACCCAAATGGGAGGCGCCATTGATCTTTGACATAGTCTTTCTGATTTAGACCCCGACGATCAAGAGTGTTTCATTTGGAACCAACACTCTTAGTTAGGGAGCCCAACTCAGGACGTGGAGTGCATGCCGCCGTAAACAGGCGGAAGCGTGAAGCGCCCTGGAGGTGCCCACCGTGAACGATACGGTTCCCTTGTAACCACTCCGCCGGGGTCTATGATTTTTTGGGGAATCTATTCTGCGAGTTTGTTTACTTTATTTTGAATTTTCGATGCCGCTTCAACGGTAGCTTCGAATTCTATCAGAATTTGACCATCCATTTGACTGACGTTCAGAACCCTGCCGGATGAATGTATCTCTGATAAAAAACGACTTTCGCTGACGGGGATCGACACTGTTTTTGTTACGTTTTCGAAGGAGATTTTTTCATAAATTTTATCCTTCAATTCTTCCAACCCCTCTCCCCTTGCGGCTGAAATAAATACCCCGTCCGGGAAACTCTTCATGAGTGACTTTTTCTTGCCGCTTGATTCTACGAGATCAGACTTGTTAAAAACGTGAATCATCGGCTTATCCTCTATCCCTATTTCGTGGAGCACTGACGTCACCGCTTCCATCCGTGCCGTTATATTAGGCTGACTCGAATCGATCACATGGAGAAGTAGATCGGCCTCAATAGTTTCCGAAAGAGTACTCTTAAACGATGCTACGAGATCATGAGGCAGTTTCCTGATAAATCCGACAGTATCACTCAAGAGAAGTTCATCACCCTTCCGGAGAGACACTTTGCGTACGATCGTATCAAGAGTTGCGAAAAGTTTGTCTTCAACGAGAGCGTTTGCGCCCGAGAGGGCGTTTAAAAGTGTAGTCTTCCCGGCGTTCGTATAACCGATCGCAGCTGCAAGCTTGAATCCTCTCCTGTTCGCCCTCCGCACCGCCCTCTGAGAATCGATCTTATCGAGCTCTTTCTCGAGTTTTGAAATCCTCCTTCTAACCGCCCGCCGGTCAGTTTCGAGCTGCGTTTCGCCGGGTCCTCTT
This portion of the Candidatus Neomarinimicrobiota bacterium genome encodes:
- a CDS encoding cytochrome c biogenesis protein CcdA; this encodes MSNVSIIAAFFGGFISFISPCVLPLVPAYISFVSGLSMEELKDDASKRNNKRVLLFSLSFVLGFSVVFIALGAALAGLFAAFFKQPLFYRTAGL
- a CDS encoding Glu/Leu/Phe/Val dehydrogenase, with product MPKKRTVKEDLNLNNIVGKQFDKAARTCNIPQGLIRQIRECNAVYQMQFPVKVGRHYELFLGWRAEHSQHKKPLKGGIRFSPSVSQDEIMALAALMTYKCAIVNVPFGGSKGGVRIAPWKYNRSVMEKVTRRFTAELIKKNFIGPGENVPAPDMGTGPREMAWIADTYDVFHPGGLDNMACVTGKPVEQGGIQGRREATGRGIQYGIKEATSDKKAMKRIGLSTGIEGKTVAIQGFGNVGWNAARFMHEEGCIIVGIGEWDGCIINPKGIDPVKVIKHRQKTGSIRNFPGAKTLKNPKAVLELECDILIPAALENQITLENAGRIKCKILAEGANGPTTNGAEDILLKKGILVIPDIYLNAGGVTVSYFEWGKNLTHMRYGRMEKRFDEIKTERLLNISDRFLEKRLDKKVRQSIIKGPDEIDLVNSGLEETMRDAYREIMELHNRRKKVTDLRTAAFALAIEKVAKTYLQLGIFP
- a CDS encoding MBL fold metallo-hydrolase; this translates as MKIITLASGSNANSTFIESGETRLLIDIGLSGKATMAMLKEIGVLPMSISGIFITHEHKDHCRGLNLFTKKYNVPVYANEKTASAIAEELSHALNLRTISETEEVQINGVKIIPFSVPHNSVEPVGYKIIAGRKKTGILTDCGFATNLIKERLKDVDLLIIESNYDEELLKNSAYPWSIKQRISGRLGHLSNSESASLIAKIFKGRQAKVILGHISENTNTPELALKAVNSALNGDEKFDHVIYQAPRKGLGTVFEL
- a CDS encoding peptidylprolyl isomerase; this translates as MTYEILSAEQIEAVMQAVTDIEIPTIDSNEVAVIETKFGRMVIEFDVENAPVHSANFKKLANAGYYDGITFHRIISGFMIQGGDINSRDDDPTNDGSGGPGYTLGAEIHNVHKRGTVAAARTGNDVNPERRSSGSQFYICHVDIPHLDGEYSAYGQVIEGLDVVDKIAAVRTGPGNKPLEVVVMQRVYMTTKSELNN
- a CDS encoding orotate phosphoribosyltransferase yields the protein MTNREIEDLFVESGALKEGHFKLTSGLHSSRYVDKFKILSKPRLASPLLTEMAERWKSNDIELVVGPAVGGIILSYEIARQLGCDGIFLERKNGKMALSRGFSIEKSQRILIVEDVVTTGGSVNEVCEVLKQLGGEIAGISLMVDRSGGKVDFGIKTDSLIQLDLELFEPESCPMCSDEIELEIPGGSGKDAD
- the moaC gene encoding cyclic pyranopterin monophosphate synthase MoaC; translated protein: MTLSHINDDGSASMVDISDKDLTSRKAIASGRVKLNKEAFDALVQNKIKKGDVLTVANIAGINAAKKTWELIPLSHQINLRHIKIDFEPNEEKLEIDIISEVRSEDKTGVEMEALTAVSVAALTIYDMCKSLDRAIEISMVKLNFKSGGKSGIFENE
- the pyrF gene encoding orotidine-5'-phosphate decarboxylase, with the translated sequence MSFTDRLSSLIDSKKSHLCIGLDVQPEKFPKSVISSADPVIEFNTQIIKYTEDIAAAYKINLAFYEALGNEGYRLLEKTLSMIPDEVLSIADGKRGDIGTSSEMYAKALFTELEFDAVTVNPYMGHDSIEPFTRYPEKGVFVLVLTSNPGAMDFQKFNGGNGNPLYIEVATKLSGWNKNDNIGMVLGATHPEELKRAVESAPGLPCLIPGVGKQGGDPEELKKIFSNNRSNSFLVNSSRAIIYASDQEDFASRAREEAKSLREVLN
- a CDS encoding dicarboxylate/amino acid:cation symporter; this encodes MVKLKLHWQILIALFLGVIVGALFGERIIWISFLGDIFLRLLKMIIIPLIIASIISGVTSVGSAKKLGKLGAKTFIYYISTSLLAIITGLILVNIVQPGVGADLGLEEAPTGLSTIDSPVDILYRLIPVNPVASMADGEILPIIFFCIFFGFFVTRLPESSRIRVTQLFETFFEIMMKMTGVIIRLAPIGVFGLMVKIVAKTGFSAFVPLLSYMSVVAGGLLIHALITLPLVLALVAKVNPLEFFRNMSDALTTAFSTSSSSATLPLTITSVQKKAGVSNKITSFVLPLGSTINMDGTALYECVAAIFIAQAYGIDLSFTQQLIVVMTALLASIGAAGIPMAGLVMMSIILNAVGLPLEGVGLIIAVDRVLDMMRTTVNVWSDSVGTITIAKSEGEKVMVSSSE
- the hflX gene encoding GTPase HflX, which gives rise to MTKIRSKIKSRQKAILMGVGTSDIAKEELEESLEELRQLAVTAGAEVINVMLQRMTSINPATYIGKGKAKELSDEVKSRECDLVIFDDELSPAQAGSLERILECSVIDRTGLILDIFALHARTKEAKIQVELAQNKYLLPRLTGQWTHLERQEGAIGTRGPGETQLETDRRAVRRRISKLEKELDKIDSQRAVRRANRRGFKLAAAIGYTNAGKTTLLNALSGANALVEDKLFATLDTIVRKVSLRKGDELLLSDTVGFIRKLPHDLVASFKSTLSETIEADLLLHVIDSSQPNITARMEAVTSVLHEIGIEDKPMIHVFNKSDLVESSGKKKSLMKSFPDGVFISAARGEGLEELKDKIYEKISFENVTKTVSIPVSESRFLSEIHSSGRVLNVSQMDGQILIEFEATVEAASKIQNKVNKLAE
- a CDS encoding DUF427 domain-containing protein: MVKAIWNGKEIAASEECIVVEGNQYFPPESVKKEYFKDSSNSSICPWKGTASYYNLEVDGESNPDAAWYYPDPSKAAMEIKDYVAFWKGVEIQKS
- a CDS encoding GNAT family N-acetyltransferase, producing the protein MSDTALPEGIDPASAHSASKVIRNIDGGFTIELLRSLGKEDIKPLIKISQSLVDSFELKLLATKKDILRYFNPPSTLPFIARHHGDPVGFIIGVPLEHFSDMEWAAVDENLGAENTLYTYAFGIIPSHRGKGVASELKKTYLWWCKDRGYNYVTGCVREGISTQMGGDTRIISYFDDWNGTGIKFEYYRRTL